One stretch of Leadbetterella byssophila DSM 17132 DNA includes these proteins:
- a CDS encoding ISAon1 family transposase N-terminal region protein: MESFLPLVEFLLPDFILSYFHLKKVDNVLGTLHIYLEEKNYDSSDPVKVDLESKGFLPERTIQDFPIRNKRVFLHVSRRRWLNTKTGQMHQRDWDEVAKGTRMTKEFSAFYPLIPTPIVPKALLNCME, encoded by the coding sequence TTGGAAAGCTTTCTACCTCTTGTTGAATTTTTATTACCAGACTTTATTTTATCTTATTTTCACTTAAAGAAAGTAGATAATGTTCTTGGCACACTACACATTTATCTTGAGGAGAAAAATTATGACTCATCAGATCCTGTCAAAGTAGATTTAGAATCTAAAGGTTTTTTACCGGAACGCACTATTCAGGATTTTCCTATACGTAACAAGCGCGTTTTTCTTCATGTGAGCAGGAGACGGTGGCTCAATACCAAAACTGGGCAGATGCATCAAAGGGATTGGGATGAGGTAGCAAAGGGGACGCGGATGACTAAGGAGTTTTCCGCTTTTTATCCATTGATTCCAACCCCCATAGTGCCAAAAGCATTGCTGAATTGTATGGAGTAA
- a CDS encoding GWxTD domain-containing protein, translated as MKRGLLFILFVVALLGCKVKEKKPIETAAKEITPAKVDKPIVNSVVGKYNYIDSTTAKVFIKANITLLGNRMSLAKLNESFRVQWSLQTDFGIREKISTGKVAFTPEFARELGDAYVLSFDIPRSKDYTGGILLVEFIHPASGTKYSYDLAIDFSAKRTSSRYEIYKGVDESIPDFTPYVYEGQSFVIKSILPSQNPLYLIRYRNLSKPALSPMSGTKRTPESEFEIAETIDIKDREVLTLDQGMYVLTSNPEDVKDGYGFLVVPERYPRDTNPETLKEALVYMSTSKEMEGTGTYESGKDAMDMYFLQLAKGDQELARKIIRGYYKRVEEANEFFTTYKEGWKTDKGMVYIIMGPPARVQRNRTREVWMYSQNRNTSEIIYTFYKKPNVFTEQNYELVRYPEYSAFWYPYVESWRTGKAAE; from the coding sequence ATGAAAAGAGGATTACTATTCATTTTGTTTGTGGTGGCCTTGTTAGGCTGTAAAGTAAAGGAGAAAAAGCCCATTGAAACTGCCGCCAAAGAAATTACACCCGCTAAAGTAGACAAGCCTATTGTAAATTCCGTGGTAGGAAAATATAATTATATAGATTCTACTACTGCGAAGGTTTTTATAAAGGCTAACATTACTTTGCTGGGAAATCGTATGTCTTTAGCCAAACTCAATGAAAGCTTCCGTGTACAGTGGTCGCTTCAAACAGACTTTGGCATTAGAGAAAAGATAAGTACAGGAAAAGTGGCTTTTACACCTGAATTTGCTAGGGAATTAGGGGATGCTTATGTACTTAGTTTTGATATTCCTAGGTCTAAGGACTACACAGGAGGAATACTCTTAGTAGAATTTATTCATCCAGCTTCTGGTACGAAGTATTCCTATGATTTAGCTATAGATTTTTCAGCCAAAAGAACTTCTTCACGTTATGAGATTTATAAGGGTGTAGATGAGTCTATTCCGGATTTTACCCCTTATGTGTATGAGGGTCAGTCTTTTGTAATTAAATCCATATTGCCTTCACAAAATCCTCTGTATTTAATCAGGTACCGAAATCTTTCGAAACCCGCTTTGTCTCCTATGTCAGGCACTAAGCGTACCCCCGAGTCAGAGTTTGAAATAGCGGAAACCATAGATATCAAGGATAGGGAAGTGTTGACTTTAGATCAGGGGATGTATGTTTTGACTTCAAATCCGGAGGATGTAAAAGACGGGTATGGTTTCTTAGTTGTGCCGGAAAGGTATCCGCGAGATACGAATCCTGAGACATTAAAGGAAGCCTTAGTGTATATGAGTACTTCCAAAGAAATGGAAGGAACAGGAACCTATGAAAGTGGTAAAGATGCCATGGATATGTACTTTTTACAGTTGGCTAAAGGAGATCAAGAGCTAGCAAGGAAGATCATACGCGGGTATTACAAGCGAGTGGAAGAGGCCAATGAATTCTTTACCACCTATAAGGAAGGCTGGAAAACGGATAAAGGCATGGTTTACATCATCATGGGGCCACCTGCGAGAGTACAAAGAAACAGAACCAGAGAAGTGTGGATGTATTCACAGAACAGGAATACATCTGAAATTATTTATACATTTTATAAAAAACCAAACGTATTTACAGAACAAAATTACGAGCTGGTGAGATATCCGGAGTATAGTGCGTTTTGGTACCCTTATGTAGAATCATGGAGAACAGGAAAGGCAGCGGAGTAA
- a CDS encoding CHC2 zinc finger domain-containing protein: protein MTIAEIKDQLSILTVLEHYGLRPGGKHPGGKSMICCPFHDDKTPSMQVYEKTITVYCFSANCKTHGKRIDVIDFIIHKENITKHQALIKAGEMAGSPAAPGAELEELFKAGRINASNVKGLEYLQSRGLDWRQLKEKHGIRAS from the coding sequence ATGACCATAGCAGAAATCAAGGATCAGCTAAGCATTTTAACGGTACTGGAGCATTACGGCCTTCGGCCTGGTGGGAAGCATCCGGGCGGGAAGTCGATGATCTGCTGCCCCTTCCATGATGACAAAACGCCCTCCATGCAGGTCTATGAAAAGACGATTACAGTGTACTGCTTCAGCGCTAACTGCAAAACCCACGGCAAGAGAATCGACGTTATCGACTTCATTATACATAAGGAGAACATCACCAAGCACCAGGCCCTGATAAAAGCGGGGGAAATGGCCGGATCTCCGGCCGCGCCAGGCGCAGAGCTTGAAGAACTTTTTAAAGCAGGCCGTATTAACGCTTCAAATGTGAAAGGGCTGGAGTATCTGCAGAGCCGGGGGCTGGACTGGCGGCAGCTGAAGGAAAAACACGGCATCCGGGCTTCTTAA
- a CDS encoding toprim domain-containing protein, whose amino-acid sequence MMRNCVLFPLLDEQGRLVSLYGRSIFDITGKKHYYSTGRRGLFPKYPDISTRHLVLTESIIDACSLLQHTACTALALYGTKGLTTEHQQAIKRLSALEEITLFLDGDQAGRNALAAVAKKLKAVTTARISYVETPENEDINSLTLSHEPQILDFLMGQRRTISIVASKCGEGSIQQGQKRGATRQNTPLMAT is encoded by the coding sequence ATGATGCGCAACTGTGTGCTGTTCCCCCTGCTGGATGAGCAGGGCCGGCTGGTCAGCCTTTACGGCCGCAGCATCTTTGATATTACCGGTAAAAAGCATTACTACAGTACCGGCCGCAGGGGGCTGTTCCCCAAATACCCCGACATCAGCACCCGCCACCTGGTACTTACCGAAAGCATTATCGATGCCTGCAGCTTACTGCAGCATACCGCCTGCACGGCCCTTGCCCTGTACGGAACCAAAGGGCTGACGACCGAACACCAGCAGGCCATAAAACGCTTAAGCGCTTTAGAAGAAATTACCCTGTTTTTAGACGGGGATCAGGCCGGCCGCAACGCGCTTGCAGCGGTGGCCAAGAAATTAAAAGCCGTTACCACGGCCCGTATCAGCTACGTGGAAACGCCGGAAAACGAAGACATCAACAGCCTTACCCTGAGCCATGAACCGCAGATCCTGGACTTCCTGATGGGGCAGAGGAGGACAATATCAATCGTAGCATCAAAGTGCGGGGAGGGATCTATACAGCAAGGGCAAAAGAGGGGCGCTACGCGGCAAAACACGCCCCTTATGGCTACATAA
- a CDS encoding recombinase family protein → MDKDKAEVVRFIYDAYLHGMPFFEIRKVDKGMGFDTKGNSAVQKVLSNPVYAGLLGVKPFKDFPGGYFTGNHEPIIDIANWHLVQSKLKKPEKLKVQLDERFPLRGVLKCHCGQLLSGAPSRGKSGQYYNYYKCQHSKHNNVNADKAHDQFLEVCKLMSIPKAKIQLIQANSEKELELSLKSNKSRAEQKQQELDAVQTKLMRVEEKWINNEVTRDTYERWYKQYTQEASALTGEIRKLKTNHQHAFQKLSGHLDKLSDMHYIYSKCSMEDKQSFIKRINVNICGGS, encoded by the coding sequence GTGGACAAAGATAAAGCGGAAGTTGTCAGGTTTATTTACGATGCCTATTTACATGGTATGCCTTTTTTTGAGATCAGGAAAGTTGATAAGGGTATGGGTTTCGATACCAAAGGTAACTCAGCTGTCCAGAAAGTGTTGAGTAACCCCGTTTACGCTGGCTTACTCGGCGTCAAGCCATTTAAAGATTTCCCTGGGGGGTATTTCACAGGTAATCACGAGCCTATTATCGATATAGCTAATTGGCATTTAGTACAAAGTAAATTAAAGAAGCCAGAAAAGTTAAAGGTACAATTAGACGAGAGGTTTCCGCTCAGAGGTGTGCTTAAATGCCATTGTGGGCAACTGCTTTCCGGAGCGCCTTCCCGCGGTAAGTCAGGGCAATATTATAATTACTATAAATGTCAACATTCGAAGCACAATAATGTAAATGCAGACAAAGCCCATGATCAGTTTCTTGAGGTCTGTAAATTGATGAGTATTCCGAAAGCTAAAATTCAACTCATTCAAGCCAATAGCGAAAAGGAGTTGGAGCTAAGTCTGAAATCCAACAAAAGTAGGGCAGAGCAAAAGCAGCAAGAATTAGACGCGGTACAGACAAAATTGATGCGTGTTGAGGAAAAATGGATAAACAATGAGGTCACCCGAGATACGTACGAGCGTTGGTATAAACAGTATACACAGGAAGCGAGTGCTTTAACAGGTGAAATAAGGAAATTAAAGACCAACCATCAGCACGCGTTTCAAAAATTAAGTGGGCATTTAGACAAGCTTTCGGACATGCATTATATCTATTCAAAATGCTCCATGGAAGATAAGCAATCTTTCATAAAACGGATCAACGTAAATATTTGTGGGGGATCTTAG
- a CDS encoding ABC-F family ATP-binding cassette domain-containing protein, whose amino-acid sequence MISVDSVSVEFSGKALFSDITFNINEKDRIALMGKNGAGKSTLLKIIAGVNKPTKGKISAPNDAVIAYLPQHLLTEDNTTVFEETSKAFAANQAMQIELEELNSQLETRTDYESDEYMDIITRVSELSEKFYSLEEVNYDAEVEKVLKGLGFTREDFQRQTSEFSGGWRMRIELAKILLQNPDLILLDEPTNHMDIESIQWLEEFLINSAKAVIVISHDRAFVDNITNRTIEVTMGRIYDYKVPYTQYLQLRKERLEQQQKQYNDQQKMIAETQEFIERFKGTYSKTLQVQSRVKMLEKLEIVEVDEVDTSAINIKFPPAPRSGNYPVIAEYVSKSYGDHLVFKDASFAIERGQKVAFVGRNGEGKSTLVKAIMGEIDYEGELKIGHNAQIGYFAQNQASLLDEDITVFDTVDQLAEGDIRTKIKDILAAFLFRGDDLNKKVKMLSGGEKTRLAMIKLLLQPVNLLILDEPTNHLDLRTKDILKGALKAFDGTIILISHDRDFLSGLAEKVFEFGNKRIKEHFEDIDSFLKNKKMENLKEIERKA is encoded by the coding sequence ATGATTTCGGTAGATAGTGTAAGCGTAGAGTTCAGCGGAAAAGCGCTTTTTTCAGATATAACCTTTAACATCAACGAGAAAGACAGAATTGCCCTGATGGGCAAAAACGGGGCCGGGAAATCCACCCTTCTTAAGATCATTGCAGGTGTAAATAAACCCACCAAAGGTAAAATATCTGCACCAAATGACGCCGTTATTGCTTACCTTCCTCAACATTTACTAACAGAGGATAATACCACCGTATTCGAAGAAACTTCGAAAGCCTTTGCAGCTAATCAAGCCATGCAAATAGAGCTGGAAGAGCTAAATAGTCAGTTGGAAACCCGTACCGACTATGAATCAGACGAGTACATGGATATCATCACCAGAGTTTCTGAATTGTCTGAAAAATTCTATTCTCTCGAAGAAGTAAATTATGATGCCGAAGTAGAGAAAGTACTGAAAGGCCTCGGATTCACACGTGAAGATTTCCAGAGACAAACTTCAGAATTCTCCGGAGGATGGAGAATGCGTATAGAATTAGCCAAAATACTCCTGCAAAATCCTGACCTCATCCTTTTGGATGAGCCTACAAACCACATGGATATAGAATCCATACAGTGGTTGGAAGAATTCCTGATCAATAGCGCAAAAGCTGTTATCGTCATCTCACACGACAGAGCCTTCGTAGATAACATCACCAATAGGACCATTGAGGTGACTATGGGTAGAATTTATGACTACAAAGTACCATATACTCAATATTTGCAGCTTCGCAAAGAACGATTAGAACAACAGCAGAAGCAATATAACGACCAACAAAAAATGATCGCTGAAACGCAAGAATTTATTGAGCGTTTCAAAGGCACTTACTCAAAAACCCTTCAGGTACAAAGCCGGGTGAAAATGTTGGAGAAATTGGAGATTGTAGAAGTAGATGAAGTAGACACTTCAGCCATCAATATCAAATTCCCTCCGGCTCCACGCTCTGGAAACTATCCGGTCATAGCTGAATACGTAAGCAAGAGCTATGGAGATCATCTGGTTTTTAAAGATGCCAGTTTTGCAATAGAGAGAGGTCAAAAAGTAGCCTTTGTAGGTAGAAATGGTGAGGGTAAATCTACCCTGGTCAAAGCCATCATGGGCGAAATTGATTATGAAGGAGAACTAAAGATAGGCCATAATGCCCAAATAGGATACTTTGCCCAAAACCAGGCCTCTCTACTAGACGAGGACATTACGGTATTTGACACAGTAGACCAACTGGCCGAAGGAGATATCCGCACAAAAATCAAGGATATTCTAGCTGCCTTCTTGTTCAGAGGAGATGATTTGAATAAAAAGGTTAAAATGCTTTCAGGAGGAGAAAAAACCAGGCTAGCCATGATAAAATTACTCCTTCAACCTGTCAACCTTCTGATTCTGGATGAGCCCACAAACCATCTGGACCTTCGTACCAAAGACATCTTAAAAGGTGCTTTGAAAGCCTTTGACGGAACCATTATTCTAATCTCTCACGACAGAGATTTCTTAAGCGGTTTAGCGGAGAAAGTATTTGAATTTGGGAACAAAAGAATCAAAGAGCACTTTGAAGACATTGACAGCTTCTTGAAGAACAAGAAAATGGAGAACCTGAAAGAGATAGAAAGAAAAGCATAA
- a CDS encoding group III truncated hemoglobin, producing the protein MSTLKDIENREDIKRLIDTFYDGVLNDPIMRPVFEDSLPHWEHHKGRVVNFWENWLFQTGAYDGGMMWKHSARHQTQPMTTERFERWLAYWITTVDALYSGEKAEFVKNKAMEIGQILHHKLNN; encoded by the coding sequence ATGAGCACATTGAAAGATATTGAAAATAGAGAAGACATAAAACGTCTTATTGATACCTTTTATGACGGAGTTTTAAACGACCCCATCATGCGTCCGGTCTTTGAAGACTCCTTGCCCCATTGGGAACACCATAAAGGTAGAGTAGTAAATTTCTGGGAGAACTGGCTTTTCCAAACCGGAGCGTATGACGGGGGAATGATGTGGAAACATTCTGCCAGGCACCAAACCCAGCCCATGACTACAGAGAGATTTGAACGCTGGTTGGCTTATTGGATCACCACCGTTGACGCCCTATATTCTGGAGAAAAAGCGGAATTTGTAAAGAATAAAGCTATGGAAATAGGCCAAATCCTGCATCACAAATTGAACAACTAA
- a CDS encoding IlvD/Edd family dehydratase, with protein MELRSRGWFGKKDKDGIIYRSWMKNQGMPTDMFDGRPVIGICNTFSELTPCNAHFNDIAERVKRGVLEAGGFPVEFPIMSLGETLLKPTAMLFRNLASMDAEESIRGNPIDGVVLLTGCDKTTPSTVMGAASVGLPTIVVPGGPMLNGHYKGQTIGSGTHVWKFDEDMKTGKMTQEECEFAESCMSRSIGHCMTMGTASTMACMVESLGLTLSGAAAIPAADSRKRVLAQLSGRRIVEMVKENLTIDKILTREAFENAIKVNAAVGGSSNLIIHLLAIAGRVGVDLKLEDFDRLGSKIPLLVNLMPSGKYLMEDFFYAGGLPVVLDQLRHELHENVITVTGKNHHENIGQKQECYNTDVIAPYSSPLQDHAGIVVVKGNLAENGAVLKPSAATPELLNHTGRAVVFESIEDYHARIDDPDLDIDETCVMVLKYVGPVGYPGMPEVGNMALPKKLLQKGVKDMVRISDGRMSGTAYGTVVLHVSPESAIGGNLALVENGDMIRLNVDERRIDLLVSEEELKERRARWTPPKPAATRGYVSMYIRHVNGADQGADLDFLRGSSGSVVTRDSH; from the coding sequence ATGGAACTACGCTCTAGAGGATGGTTCGGAAAGAAGGATAAAGACGGTATTATCTACCGTTCCTGGATGAAGAACCAAGGTATGCCTACCGATATGTTTGATGGAAGACCCGTCATCGGGATCTGCAATACCTTCTCCGAACTTACACCCTGTAATGCTCATTTTAACGATATCGCAGAACGCGTAAAAAGAGGTGTCTTAGAAGCCGGTGGGTTTCCGGTAGAATTTCCCATTATGAGTTTAGGGGAAACCCTCTTGAAACCCACCGCCATGCTGTTTCGAAATTTGGCGAGCATGGATGCAGAAGAATCCATAAGAGGGAATCCCATAGACGGAGTAGTCCTTCTTACGGGTTGTGATAAAACCACGCCTTCCACTGTCATGGGGGCAGCCAGTGTAGGGCTTCCCACCATAGTAGTACCCGGAGGTCCTATGCTAAACGGGCATTATAAGGGACAAACCATTGGTTCTGGAACCCATGTCTGGAAGTTTGACGAAGACATGAAAACCGGTAAGATGACTCAGGAAGAATGTGAGTTCGCTGAAAGTTGCATGAGTAGATCTATAGGGCATTGTATGACCATGGGTACGGCTTCTACTATGGCCTGTATGGTAGAGTCATTAGGGCTTACCCTTTCCGGCGCAGCAGCTATTCCTGCAGCTGATTCTAGGAAAAGAGTACTAGCTCAATTAAGCGGAAGAAGAATTGTAGAGATGGTAAAAGAAAATTTGACCATTGATAAGATACTTACCCGAGAAGCCTTTGAAAATGCCATAAAAGTAAATGCAGCCGTTGGAGGTTCCTCCAATTTGATTATTCACCTCCTAGCTATTGCCGGTAGAGTGGGAGTAGATTTAAAATTAGAAGATTTTGACAGGCTTGGAAGCAAAATTCCACTCTTAGTGAATCTAATGCCTTCCGGGAAGTATTTGATGGAAGATTTCTTCTATGCAGGTGGATTACCTGTGGTATTGGACCAGTTAAGGCATGAGTTGCATGAAAACGTTATCACCGTTACTGGGAAAAATCACCATGAGAACATAGGGCAGAAGCAAGAATGTTACAATACAGATGTGATAGCTCCCTATAGCTCTCCTTTGCAAGATCATGCCGGAATAGTGGTGGTCAAAGGGAATTTGGCTGAAAATGGAGCCGTATTAAAGCCGTCTGCCGCTACTCCGGAACTTTTAAATCACACCGGTAGAGCTGTGGTGTTTGAAAGTATAGAAGATTATCATGCTCGTATAGATGACCCCGATCTGGATATCGATGAAACCTGTGTGATGGTTTTGAAGTATGTAGGACCAGTGGGCTACCCCGGTATGCCGGAAGTAGGTAACATGGCTTTGCCGAAGAAGCTTCTTCAAAAAGGCGTGAAAGATATGGTGCGCATCTCTGACGGAAGAATGAGTGGCACGGCCTACGGTACTGTGGTCCTACATGTCTCTCCGGAATCTGCTATTGGAGGTAATCTGGCATTGGTAGAAAACGGAGATATGATTCGACTGAATGTGGACGAAAGACGCATAGATCTTTTGGTTTCTGAGGAAGAATTGAAGGAAAGAAGAGCGAGATGGACTCCGCCGAAACCTGCAGCAACTCGTGGATATGTGAGCATGTATATCCGACATGTAAATGGGGCAGATCAAGGTGCAGACCTTGATTTTCTGAGAGGTAGTTCAGGTTCAGTAGTCACCCGTGATTCTCACTAA
- a CDS encoding ISAon1 family transposase: protein MYHFKAAKGLKGSVVAIVAGTKADAVIKVLQELPEKKRKKVQEITLDMAPNMEQIAKRCFPGARRVTDRFHVQRLAIEALQDMRIRHRWEAIDKENEAIEKAKSSGTDYQIPILPNGDTLRQLLARSRYVLYKKEKSWTASQQQRAEILFEKYPDIKVAYDLTNQLSQIFTKSPDKIWGLTRLAKWHEKVRQVGFKTFNSVAKSIENHYQTILNYFDNRSTNAAAESFNRSGGPCQN, encoded by the coding sequence ATATACCATTTTAAAGCTGCAAAAGGGCTGAAAGGCAGCGTAGTTGCCATAGTAGCAGGAACTAAGGCTGATGCAGTCATAAAAGTGCTACAAGAGCTACCGGAAAAAAAGCGTAAGAAGGTACAAGAAATTACACTAGATATGGCTCCGAATATGGAGCAAATTGCAAAACGATGCTTCCCTGGGGCAAGAAGGGTGACAGACCGATTCCACGTGCAAAGATTAGCCATTGAAGCATTACAAGATATGCGCATTAGACATAGATGGGAAGCCATAGACAAGGAAAATGAAGCAATAGAGAAAGCTAAATCAAGCGGCACGGATTACCAAATACCAATATTGCCTAATGGAGACACGCTGCGGCAGCTACTGGCGCGAAGCAGATATGTGCTATACAAAAAAGAAAAAAGCTGGACTGCAAGCCAGCAACAGCGCGCTGAAATTCTATTTGAAAAATATCCAGACATAAAAGTAGCTTACGACTTAACCAACCAACTAAGTCAAATATTTACGAAATCTCCCGACAAAATCTGGGGATTAACTCGACTGGCCAAATGGCACGAAAAAGTCAGGCAGGTGGGATTTAAAACATTTAATTCCGTAGCAAAATCAATAGAAAATCACTACCAAACTATTTTAAACTACTTTGACAATCGCTCAACCAATGCTGCAGCAGAATCCTTCAACCGCAGCGGCGGACCGTGCCAAAATTAA
- the rlmB gene encoding 23S rRNA (guanosine(2251)-2'-O)-methyltransferase RlmB, with translation MENRKGSGVKKFHKHINRPNKEDFVFGVNSVIETLKSEQEIDKILLLKEMKHVEEIETLARNRGIPVQKVPMEKLNRVTMKNHQGAIAFVSAVNFAILSNVVTSIFESGESPLVLILDRITDVRNFGAICRSAECSGVHAVVVPARGSAQINGDAMKTSSGALNFIPVCRETDLINTVKYLKNSGFQIISCTEKGNDLVYDADYSLPTAIIMGSEEDGISDALIDLSDFKAQIPLKGKVESLNVSVAAGVILFEAVRQKMKQA, from the coding sequence ATGGAGAACAGGAAAGGCAGCGGAGTAAAGAAATTTCATAAACACATTAACCGTCCGAATAAGGAGGATTTTGTGTTTGGAGTAAATTCAGTTATTGAGACGCTAAAAAGTGAACAGGAAATAGATAAGATTCTACTGCTCAAAGAAATGAAGCATGTAGAAGAGATTGAAACATTAGCCAGGAACAGGGGAATACCGGTTCAGAAGGTTCCTATGGAAAAACTCAATAGAGTGACCATGAAGAACCACCAGGGTGCCATAGCTTTTGTTTCGGCAGTGAATTTTGCCATTCTATCCAACGTAGTAACATCGATATTTGAAAGTGGCGAATCACCTTTGGTGTTGATATTAGACAGGATTACGGATGTTAGGAATTTTGGAGCTATTTGTAGATCAGCGGAATGTAGTGGAGTACATGCTGTAGTAGTTCCAGCCAGAGGATCCGCGCAGATCAATGGTGATGCTATGAAAACCTCGTCAGGGGCGCTTAACTTTATTCCGGTTTGTAGAGAGACAGATTTGATCAATACCGTGAAGTACCTAAAAAATTCCGGATTTCAGATCATCTCCTGTACAGAAAAGGGCAATGATCTAGTTTATGACGCAGACTACTCTTTACCTACGGCCATTATTATGGGTTCTGAAGAGGACGGTATTTCTGATGCATTGATTGATTTGTCAGATTTTAAAGCGCAGATTCCATTGAAAGGGAAAGTAGAGTCATTAAATGTTTCGGTAGCCGCAGGCGTAATACTCTTTGAGGCGGTGAGACAAAAAATGAAGCAGGCATAG
- a CDS encoding gluconate:H+ symporter, producing the protein MTLLIIFACIAIQVYLTVKKVSPYLSLLLVAIMAGLLLGMEPSALVKSIEKGVGSTLAGLVWIIFLGGGLGKILEVSGAAEQISGTLIQKFGKKYVQWAVLLTGFMIGIPLYYNAGFVILVPLIFSLARRTGLSILYLAIPMAASLSTTHCFLPPHPGPVVLVNAFGADMGKTLVYGLVAAVPAVILAGPILGNLLKHIQVKDNPLFGQTDTTVFDKLPAALPSFVIALMPVILISIGVLADRFLDVDHTLRAILLFTGNSTIALLLSVLIALYYFGVRNGVDMNIQMKWLSDSVSAISTILLIITAGGVFKQVLEDSGTGAYIASFSDDLSMPPLIFAWTITALLRMTIGSATVAGLTAAGIVLPLISSTGVSPELLALSVGAGSVFGSHINDSGFWMFKEFFNLNLKQTFLSWSLMEITISVSGLMAILLMDKFLI; encoded by the coding sequence ATGACTTTACTGATCATCTTTGCTTGTATTGCGATACAAGTGTACCTCACGGTAAAAAAGGTTAGTCCTTATCTATCGTTGCTGTTGGTAGCTATTATGGCCGGATTGCTATTAGGAATGGAGCCCTCCGCCCTAGTAAAATCTATAGAGAAGGGAGTGGGATCTACGCTGGCCGGTTTAGTTTGGATCATTTTTCTAGGCGGAGGCTTAGGTAAGATCTTAGAAGTGAGCGGTGCAGCTGAACAGATTTCCGGGACTTTGATTCAAAAGTTTGGAAAAAAATACGTGCAGTGGGCGGTTCTCTTGACCGGATTTATGATAGGTATACCGCTCTATTATAATGCGGGTTTTGTTATACTTGTTCCTTTGATATTTTCACTTGCGAGAAGGACGGGACTATCTATACTCTATTTGGCTATTCCTATGGCCGCATCCTTAAGTACCACTCACTGTTTTCTTCCTCCTCACCCCGGACCTGTGGTTTTAGTTAATGCATTCGGGGCAGATATGGGGAAAACGTTGGTTTATGGCTTAGTTGCTGCCGTTCCTGCGGTGATATTGGCGGGTCCTATTTTGGGTAATTTATTGAAGCACATTCAGGTAAAAGATAATCCATTATTCGGACAAACGGATACCACAGTTTTTGATAAACTTCCGGCGGCCTTGCCCAGTTTTGTGATAGCCTTGATGCCCGTGATTCTGATCTCCATTGGTGTTCTGGCAGATAGGTTTTTGGACGTAGACCATACCCTTAGGGCCATACTCTTATTTACAGGTAATTCTACCATCGCCTTGCTATTGTCAGTCTTGATTGCTCTTTATTACTTTGGAGTGAGGAATGGAGTAGACATGAATATTCAGATGAAGTGGCTTAGTGATTCTGTGAGTGCTATATCTACGATATTGCTTATTATCACGGCAGGTGGTGTGTTTAAGCAAGTGCTTGAAGATAGTGGTACGGGAGCGTACATCGCCTCATTCTCTGATGATTTGAGTATGCCACCTTTGATTTTTGCTTGGACCATAACGGCCCTATTGAGGATGACTATAGGCTCTGCTACTGTGGCGGGTTTGACGGCTGCGGGCATAGTTTTACCTTTAATTTCAAGCACAGGGGTATCTCCAGAATTATTAGCCTTAAGTGTGGGTGCGGGTTCTGTCTTTGGCTCTCATATCAATGATTCCGGATTCTGGATGTTCAAAGAGTTCTTCAATCTTAATTTGAAGCAAACCTTCCTCTCTTGGTCACTGATGGAGATCACCATCTCTGTGAGCGGACTGATGGCTATCTTGTTGATGGATAAGTTTCTCATATAA